A single window of Loxodonta africana isolate mLoxAfr1 chromosome 10, mLoxAfr1.hap2, whole genome shotgun sequence DNA harbors:
- the LOC135232499 gene encoding olfactory receptor 4F3/4F16/4F29-like — protein sequence MDGANHSVVSEFVFLGLSNSWEIQLVLFVFFSMLYVASMMGNSLIMFTVTFDPHLHSPMYFLLANLSFVDLGVSSVTSPKMIYDLFRKHKLISFGGCIAQIFFIHVIGGVELVLLIAMAFDRYVAICKPLHYLTIMSSRTRIFFLVAAWMIGLIHSVAQLAFVVNLPFCGPNVLDSFYCDLPGLIKLACTDTYRLEFIVMANNGFISVGSFFILIISYIIIILTVQKHSSAGLSKALSTLSAHITVAVLFFVPLIFFSTWPSPSTHLGKFLAIFDAFLTPFLNPIIYTFRNHEMKVAMWRVSRQLVSYRKIS from the coding sequence ATGGATGGAGCAAATCACTCTGTGGTGTCAGAGTTTGTGTTCTTGGGACTGTCCAATTCCTGGGAGATCCAACTTGTCCTCTTTGTGTTCTTCTCCATGCTTTATGTGGCAAGCATGATGGGGAACTCCCTTATTATGTTCACTGTGACTTTTGATCCTCACTTACACTCCCCCATGTACTTCCTGTTGGCCAATCTCTCCTTCGTTGACCTGGGTGTTTCTTCTGTCACTTCCCCCAAAATGATTTACGACCTTTTCAGAAAGCACAAACTCATCTCCTTTGGTGGCTGCATTGCTCAGATcttcttcatccatgtcattggtGGTGTGGAGTTGGTGCTGCTGATAGCCATGGCCTTTGACAGATATGTGGCCATTTGTAAACCTCTCCACTACCTGACCATCATGAGCTCACGAACACGCATCTTCTTTTTAGTGGCAGCCTGGATGATTGGCCTTATTCACTCTGTGGCTCAACTGGCTTTTGTAGTAAATTTACCTTTCTGTGGCCCCAACGTATTGGACAGCTTTTACTGTGACCTTCCTGGACTCATCAAACTGGCCTGCACAGACACCTACAGACTGGAGTTCATTGTCATGGCCAACAATGGATTCATCTCTGTGGGTTCCTTCTTCATACTGATCATTTCCTACATCATCATCATTCTCACTGTTCAGAAACACTCTTCAGCTGGTTTATCCAAGGCTCTGTCCACACTTTCAGCTCATATTACTGTGGCAGTTTTGTTCTTTGTTCCTTTGATATTCTTCTCTACATGGCCTTCTCCTTCTACACACCTGGGTAAGTTTTTGGCCATTTTTGATGCATTTCTCACTCCTTTCCTGAATCCTATCATTTACACATTCAGGAATCATGAAATGAAGGTTGCAATGTGGAGAGTATCCAGACAGCTAGTGAGCTACAGAAAGATCTCTTAA